A window of Pan paniscus chromosome X, NHGRI_mPanPan1-v2.0_pri, whole genome shotgun sequence genomic DNA:
ctatctcagctcactgcaacctccgctttctgggttcaagcaattctcctgcctcagccttctgagcagttgggattacaggtgcccaccaccatgcccggctaatttttgtatttttagtagagacggggtttcaccatgttggccaggctagtctttaactcctcacctcaggtgatctgcccacctcggcctctcgaagtgttgggattacaggcgtgagccaccgcacctggcccagagtttatataccttctaagctacaTGTCTacgtgtaagtgtgcattcatctaaagacatgtgattaacttcttttaatctataactaaggtctgagtcctgaagaccttcctctggagcctcagtaaatttacttaatctagatgggtccaggtgctggggtgattacccttattttgtctcctgctaaatcatggaggtttggggagttcctccAGACCCCCAATAAACTTGTCTGTGGAGGTCTGGGGAGTTTAGACCCccagtaaaacttgtttaatcctaaatgggtcctgttaagaattatTTCATAATCttgtcatgctttaaggcccaggaaaggcttgggcaaaactcttggtgggcttttgttaccttccagcctttgtataagggcactggtatatatatatatatatatatatatatatatatatattttttttttttttttccccctggggTAACTGGTTCTTTAGCAAGAGGGGAGCACTGGGGAGTATCTTCAGGGTGGCTGAACTTTGCAACCTCTTTAATAAACAACTTCCCCCTGTGCAGTTTGTCCTCCTTTATCACCACACTCCGATGCCCTGGTATTCAGGAAATGGCATCAGGCCCATATTTCCGTAGAGTTCAGAGTTCTGTGAGGTAGAGCATTCCTTCCAATGGGATCTTAGAATTCTTAGAGTTGCAGAATTTTACTGACTAGACTCAGGAGGTCTCAGGAGTCCAGACTTCCTTAAAGCTTGGCTCAAAATTCCAAGGGAGCTCATAACTCCATGGGGCCCAGAGTTCCTGGCTCGGGAACATTGGGAGGCCTGGGATACAGTGGCTTAGCCTCAAGCAAAAAGGTGAACAATATCTTTATGGCTTGAAGGTATACGAAATAATGTCACTACATCGGAGCAGCGCCTCTGCTTGCACACCTATGGGAGTCTGTAGCTGTGACACATAGAAGTTGGCCACATCCATGTCGGTGGCTCCAAAGTGGGTGGCCACACGCACACCCTCGTGCAATGTGAAGCTCACCTGATGACTCACCATGGCCAGCAGGCCGCGGAGGTAACGATCCCGAAGGGCGGCTCGGGCTCGCTGCTTCTGGGATTCCAAGGATTCTTGAGCTATGGAACACTCCTGGATTTCAAGAACCTCTGACTACAGGGGGGCTCTGCGTCCATCAGGGGCAAAGCCACGGCTGAGACCATCAGGGCCTCGGGGCAGCCGGAGCACAGGCACAGGAAAGGTCACTGGAGCCTGCATTGTCTTGGCGAGGTCCGTGGCTACTGTGCGCGCCCCCACTTCCGCCGGCACCCCGCAGtagaggccagggcaggccccGAGCCGCGGAGCCTGGGTTCCGCCTGCGCCACCGCCACCAACCCACGTGGTCACgggcaattttatttatttatttatttatttttgatatggagtctcactctgtcgcccaggctagagtgctgtggcgtgatctcagctcactgcaacctccgcctcccgggttcaagggattctcgtgcttcagcctcccaagtaggtgggattacaggagcccgtcaccacgcccggctaatttttgtatttttagtagagacggaggttcaccatgttgctcatgctggtgtgaactcctgagctcaggtgatccgcccgcctcggcctcccaaagtgctgggattacaggcgtgagccactgcgaccggtcagcttttaatatttaacttaaccattCAGTCAGTGCCGAAACAGTAGTTATGGAGGCCTGCATTAGTGAGTCCTGGCCTGCCACACTAGGAGCACACAAGTGGTGGTACAGGCAGGAGGGAGTTTAGAACGGGGTCAGCTGCAGGGATTGCAGCTGGGTTTTGCTGATTAAGGTAACCGGAAAGCAAAGGAGCGGGTGTCTTAGGTGGATAAACCCGTGTGAGGCCGCGGAGGTGGGAAGAGGCCATGTGCCTGACACAAGATAACTCGGTGGAGGGCCTGCATCCTGCTGCCCGGACAGGCAGGATTTTTCCTGGGGTGACCTTTGGCTGACGGttgctccttttttctcttttctcctccttcccgACTCCCCACCACCCTGTTCCCGCAGCGGTGGTCCTCGGCCTGCCTAGCGCCTGGGCCGTGGGGGCCTGCGCCCGCGCTTGTCCCGCCGCCTGCGCCTGCAGCACCGTGGAGCGCGGCTGCTCGGTGCGCTGCGACCGCGCGGGCCTCCTGCGGGTGCCGGCCGAGCTCCCGTGCGAGGCGGTCTCCATCGACCTGGACCGGAACGGCCTGCGCTTCCTGGGCGAGCGAGCCTTCGGCACGCTGCCGTCCTTGCGCCGCCTGTCGCTGCGCCACAACAACCTGTCCTTCATCACGCCCGGCGCCTTCAAGGGCCTGCCGCGCCTGGCTGAGCTGCGCCTGGCGCACAACGGCGACCTGCGCTACCTGCACGCGCGCACCTTCGCGGCGCTCAGCCGCCTGCGCCGCCTAGACCTAGCCGCCTGCCGCCTCTTCAGCGTGCCCGAGCGCCTCCTGGCCGAACTGCCGGCCCTGCGCGAACTCGCCGCCTTCGACAACCTGTTCCGCCGCGTGCCGGGCGCGCTGCGCGGCCTGGCCAACCTGACGCACGCGCACCTGGAGCGCGGCCGCATCGAGGCGGTGGCCTCCAGCTCGCTGCAGGGCCTGCGCCGCCTGCGCTCGCTCAGCCTGCAGGCCAACCGCGTCCGTGCCGTGCACGCTGGCGCCTTCGGGGACTGTGGCGTCCTGGAGCATCTGCTGCTCAACGACAACCTGCTGGCCGAGCTCCCGGCCGATGCCTTCCGCGGCCTGCGGCGCCTGCGCACGCTCAACCTGGGTGGCAACGCGCTGGACCGCGTGGCGCGCGCCTGGTTCGCTGACCTGGCCGAGCTCGAGTTGCTCTACCTGGACCGCAACAGCATCGCCTTCGTGGAGGAGGGCGCCTTCCAGAACCTCTCGGGTCTCCTCGCGCTGCACCTCAACGGCAACCGCCTCACCGTGCTCGCCTGGGTCGCCTTCCAGCCCGGCTTCTTCCTGGGCCGCCTCTTCCTCTTCCGCAACCCGTGGTGCTGCGACTGCCGCCTGGAGTGGCTGAGGGACTGGATGGAGGGCTCCGGACGTGTCACCGACGTGCCGTGCGCCTCCCCGGGCTCCGTGGCCGGCCTGGACCTCAGCCAGGTGACCTTTGGGCGCTCCTCCGATGGCCTCTGTGTGGACCCCGAGGAGCTGAACCTCACCACGTCCAGTCCAGGCCCGTCCCCAGAACCAGCGGCCACCACCGTGAGCAGGTTCAGCAGCCTCCTCTCCAAGCTGCTGGCCCCGAGGGTCCCGGTGGAGGAGGCGGCCAACACCACTGGGGGGCTGGCCAACGCCTCCCTGTCCGACAGCCTCTCCTCCCGTGGGGTGGGAGGC
This region includes:
- the NYX gene encoding nyctalopin — protein: MKGRGMLVLLLHAVVLGLPSAWAVGACARACPAACACSTVERGCSVRCDRAGLLRVPAELPCEAVSIDLDRNGLRFLGERAFGTLPSLRRLSLRHNNLSFITPGAFKGLPRLAELRLAHNGDLRYLHARTFAALSRLRRLDLAACRLFSVPERLLAELPALRELAAFDNLFRRVPGALRGLANLTHAHLERGRIEAVASSSLQGLRRLRSLSLQANRVRAVHAGAFGDCGVLEHLLLNDNLLAELPADAFRGLRRLRTLNLGGNALDRVARAWFADLAELELLYLDRNSIAFVEEGAFQNLSGLLALHLNGNRLTVLAWVAFQPGFFLGRLFLFRNPWCCDCRLEWLRDWMEGSGRVTDVPCASPGSVAGLDLSQVTFGRSSDGLCVDPEELNLTTSSPGPSPEPAATTVSRFSSLLSKLLAPRVPVEEAANTTGGLANASLSDSLSSRGVGGAGRQPWFLLASCLLPSVAQHVVFGLQMD